The Rhopalosiphum maidis isolate BTI-1 chromosome 1, ASM367621v3, whole genome shotgun sequence genome has a segment encoding these proteins:
- the LOC113555351 gene encoding uncharacterized protein LOC113555351 isoform X2, whose protein sequence is MTKIYNRPLFAVLLVFVASTGVTLADDDKWVWGRSNEQSKADSRIGSSSDEVIRIAKPLLRNQPNQKPSPLFQPANNPRLDTKHYRDDSIRNGRYEVNEDYVPDREPLIQQPIHISETFNSRPFDRPPPPNTLPQRPLSNFQGSSRPQRPTVIIDSVHAPSRKPVPVATEPAGSAVGILTGPVPSWQRPAVHKNGDPTNFEKCKCSFSFNCKSPGIKFGSCDEGKQYCCYNDFDGANSGSQEVDKYGGDRSEPIPSVLVGPSGSHRPGLKPGIYGQVSNKNVRTTN, encoded by the exons ATGACGA aaatttataacaGGCCGCTTTTCGCGGTATTATTAGTGTTTGTGGCATCAACCGGCGTCACTTTAGCCGACGACGATAAATGGGTATGGGGCAGGTCAAACGAGCAATCAAAGGCTGACTCGAGAATCGGGTCTTCGTCCGACGAGGTGATTCGAATAGCTAAACCGTTATTGCGCAATCAGCCCAACCAAAAGCCCAGTCCATTATTCCAACCCGCCAACAACCCAAGGCTGGATACCAAACATTACAG agATGACTCCATTCGAAATGGGCGTTATGAAGTCAACGAGGATTATGTACCGGATAGGGAACCTTTGATCCAGCAACCAATCCATATATCTGAGACCTTTAACAGCAGGCCCTTCGACAGACCACCGCCGCCAAATACCCTACCGCAAAGACCTTTGTCAAACTTCCAAGGATCTTCGCGACCGCAGCGGCCGACTGTGATCATCGATTCCGTGCACGCGCCGTCCAGGAAACCCGTACCCGTAGCTACTGAACCAGCCGGGTCTGCTGTCGGTATACTCACTGGACCAGTGCCCTCGTGGCAACGACCAGCAGTCCACAAAAATGGTGATCCCACAAATTTCGAAAAGTGCAAATGCTCATTCTCTTTCAATTGCAAATCTCCTGGGATCAAGTTt ggaAGCTGTGATGAAGGAAAACAATACTGTTGTTACAACGATTTTGATGGCGCAAATTCAGGAAGCCAAGAAGTGGACAAATATGGAGGAGATCGTAGCGAACCCATACCTTCCGTGTTAGTTGGCCCAAGTGGAAGTCACAGACCTGGTTTGAAACCTGGTATATATGGACAAGTTTCCAACAAAAATGTAAGAACCACAAACT GA
- the LOC113555351 gene encoding uncharacterized protein LOC113555351 isoform X1 — translation MTKIYNRPLFAVLLVFVASTGVTLADDDKWVWGRSNEQSKADSRIGSSSDEVIRIAKPLLRNQPNQKPSPLFQPANNPRLDTKHYRDDSIRNGRYEVNEDYVPDREPLIQQPIHISETFNSRPFDRPPPPNTLPQRPLSNFQGSSRPQRPTVIIDSVHAPSRKPVPVATEPAGSAVGILTGPVPSWQRPAVHKNGDPTNFEKCKCSFSFNCKSPGIKFGSCDEGKQYCCYNDFDGANSGSQEVDKYGGDRSEPIPSVLVGPSGSHRPGLKPGIYGQVSNKNEYIDRQELVGNSFPNEPLFNRRPNEYGNNPFIIPRQL, via the exons ATGACGA aaatttataacaGGCCGCTTTTCGCGGTATTATTAGTGTTTGTGGCATCAACCGGCGTCACTTTAGCCGACGACGATAAATGGGTATGGGGCAGGTCAAACGAGCAATCAAAGGCTGACTCGAGAATCGGGTCTTCGTCCGACGAGGTGATTCGAATAGCTAAACCGTTATTGCGCAATCAGCCCAACCAAAAGCCCAGTCCATTATTCCAACCCGCCAACAACCCAAGGCTGGATACCAAACATTACAG agATGACTCCATTCGAAATGGGCGTTATGAAGTCAACGAGGATTATGTACCGGATAGGGAACCTTTGATCCAGCAACCAATCCATATATCTGAGACCTTTAACAGCAGGCCCTTCGACAGACCACCGCCGCCAAATACCCTACCGCAAAGACCTTTGTCAAACTTCCAAGGATCTTCGCGACCGCAGCGGCCGACTGTGATCATCGATTCCGTGCACGCGCCGTCCAGGAAACCCGTACCCGTAGCTACTGAACCAGCCGGGTCTGCTGTCGGTATACTCACTGGACCAGTGCCCTCGTGGCAACGACCAGCAGTCCACAAAAATGGTGATCCCACAAATTTCGAAAAGTGCAAATGCTCATTCTCTTTCAATTGCAAATCTCCTGGGATCAAGTTt ggaAGCTGTGATGAAGGAAAACAATACTGTTGTTACAACGATTTTGATGGCGCAAATTCAGGAAGCCAAGAAGTGGACAAATATGGAGGAGATCGTAGCGAACCCATACCTTCCGTGTTAGTTGGCCCAAGTGGAAGTCACAGACCTGGTTTGAAACCTGGTATATATGGACAAGTTTCCAACAAAAAT GAATATATTGATCGACAAGAACTAGTTGGTAACAGTTTTCCTAATGAACCATTATTTAACAGAAGACCAAACGAGTATGGAAACAATCCTTTTATTATTCCAAGAcaattgtag